The uncultured Trichococcus sp. DNA segment TTGGAAAACAATCAGGAAGCTGATACAGAAATTTTCCTGTACAAAAAGCGTTACGAGCCACTCGAAGGACATAAAGCGCATAAAGTCGTGGGCAACAGCAACGACTTGGTTCCTAGCGAATATGAAGGGATGAAAGATGTCTTGTTGTGGGATCTGTTGCCTGCAGATATCGGTTTTGACATGAATTTCCATATCCTTTCTTTCGAACCGGGCGCAAGCCATGGCTATATCGAAACCCATGTGCAGGAACACGGAGCCTACATCCTATCGGGTCAAGGCATGTACAATTTGGACAACAATTGGATGCCTGTCGAGAAAGGCGATTATATCTTCATGGGTGCTTATGTGCCGCAAGCCGCATACGCAGTCGGCAGAGGAGAGCCATTACGCTACCTTTATTCGAAGGACTGTAATCGCGATCCTAAAATTTGATGACAAGGAGCATATAAATGGAAGGGACAGGAATAGAAGTTGAGGCGAAATTGGTTACTGTAATGCCTGATGAACTTCATCGACTGATCAAGAAAAAATTAGAAGTAGCAGGACTGTATCCTGAGCAAGCTCAGGAGGTCGCCAACCATTTGGTGTTCGCGGATTCTTCCGGAATCCATTCCCATGGCGCCGTACGCGTCGATTACTATGCCGAAAGGATTGCTAAGGGTGGTCTGACACTTGAGCCTAAGGTTTCTTTCGAGAGGACAGGGGAAAGCACGGGAATCTTTCACGGCGACAACGGAATCGGCCAGTATGTCGCGAACATGGGTTTGAAGGAAGCTGTTGCAATGGCTAAGGAAGCTGGTGTAGCGGTTGTGGGCATTTCCAAGATGAGCCATAGCGGTGCACTTTCCTATTATGTAAAACAAGCAGCAGAGCAAGACCTGATTGCGATTGCCATGTGCCAATCCGATCCGATGGTTGTACCTTTCGGAGGCTCGGAGATCTATTATGGAACAAATCCGATTGCCTTTTCGGCACCAAGGAAAAATGGGCCACCGATCGTCTTCGATATGGCAACGACTGTGCAGGCTTGGGGAAAAGTCCTCGATGCCCGTGCAAAAAATAAAGCCATACCGGATACTTGGGCAGTGGATAAAGAGGGGAAACCGACAACCAATCCGCATGACGTGCATGGACTGTTGCCGATTTCGGGTCCAAAAGGCTACGGACTGATGATGATGATCGATATTTTATCAGGCGTATTATTGGGCCTGCCTTTCGGGAAGCACGTTTCCTCCATGTATGACGAAATTTCTGAAGGACGCAACCTTGGGCAATTATATATCATCATCGATCCAAAAAAATTCACGGATATAGACAGTTTCAAAGAAAAAATTGAGACCACAGTGGCGGAATTGCATGAAGTCAAACCGGCCGCGGGTTTCAGTCAAGTCTATTATCCAGGCGAAATCAACCAATTGAACTATGAAAAGCATCAGCAGAAAGGCATCCCCGTCGAAGAGAGCATTTATGCTTATCTGAAAAGCGATCTGATTCATTTTGATCAATACGGCGGCAAGGGCGCTTTTGCGTAATTAAAACCAGATAGAAGCAATTAAAAAGAAACGGGAAACCGGGGGAGAGAGGCAATCAATGTTACACACAATCATCAAATCAAACAGCTACCAGGATTCCATCGTCTTGATGCTGTTGACGAATAAAATCAACACGGTTGCAGGAGTCACAAAAGTTTCCATCATGATGGGTACGCCTGCCAACAAAGACATCTTCAAAACGGGAGGGCTGTACACGCCGGAACTGGAGAAAGCATCATCGAATGATATGGCTGTCGTCCTGGAAGTGGAGGATGAAGCGGTCATCGCTAACGTCATGGAAGAAATCGATCTTTTCCTGGAGGAACAGGCCAAAGGGAACAGCGGCGCTTCCGTGGAAGAAACTGCCCGTACGTGGGACAAAGCCCTAGAAATGGCAAAGGATGCTCAAGTCGCGCTCTTTTCGATCCCTGGTACCCATGCAGCTCTTGAAATCGAGCGTGCGCTTGATGCCGGCAAACATGTCTTCTGTTTCAGCGATAATGTTTCGGTTGAAGATGAAAAACGCCTGAAAATGAAGGCGCATGAAAAAGGTCTGCTGCTGATGGGGCCGGATTGCGGAACAGGAATCATCAATGGCATTCCATTGGCGTTCACAAATGTCATCAGACCCGGAAAAATCGGCATCGTCGGAGCTTCGGGAACAGGTATCCAAGAAGTTTCCACGCTTATCCATAAATTGGGGGGCGGCGTAACGAATGCGATCGGCACTGGCGGACGCGACCTGAAAGAGGACATCGGCGGCATCACGTTGATGGACGGTATCGTCACGTTGGAACAGGACCCGAATACGGAAGTGATCGTCGTGATTTCCAAACCACCGGCAGTGATTGTCAGGGATAGAGTTCTCGCCTTGTTGAGAAAAATATCCAAACCAGCCGTAACCATCTTCCTGGGCGAAAAGCCGACTTACCACGAACCTAACCTTTACCATGCCTATACATTGGAGGAAGCGGCTGAACTGGCTGTCAAATTAGTGAACAAAGAAACCATCGGCTCCGATACGGATGCAGTCGCTATTCCTGCCGTCAGCTTCTCCGCTGATCAAAAATACATAAAAGGTTACTACTCCGGCGGCACATTGGCCAATGAAGCAGCCATGCTGATCAAAGATGGCCTCAACTTGAGCGGGGACGCTGAGAAAAAAGAAGGCTACATCCTGAAAAATGAGGGCTATGAAGTCCTTGATTTGGGGGATGACATTTATACGCAAGGAAAACCGCATCCGATGATCGATCCGGAAAAACGGATCGAAATGATCAGACAAGCCGCGGATGATCCGAAGACAGCCATCATCTTATTGGACATTGTTTTGGGATACGGCTCACACATGGACATGGCCAGCGAATTGGTGCCGGCCATCAAGGAAGCGAAGGCGAAAGCCGCTTCGGCAGGCAGAGAGTTGGCATTCGTTGCGACAATCGTAGGGACTGATGCCGATCCTCAGGACGGTCAAGCGCAGCAAAAAATCCTAGAAGATGCCGGAGTCGTCATCCGGATGAGCAACAACCAGGCTGTCCGCACGGCTTTGGCGATGCTGGGCATCCATATCCAGGACAACAAGAAAGATATGAAAGAAATCGATGCGCCTGCTTTTACGGAAGAATTGGCGCCTTCGCAAGCCATGTTGGACCTTCTGCATGCGAAAGAATTTTTGAACATCGGTCTGCGCAGTTTCTCCGATACCATCCGTGAAAACGGTGGGAAAGCGACGCAATTCGATTGGCGTCCGGTTGCGGGTGGCAACGTCACCTTGCAGAAAGCTTTGTATTACTTGAATAATTATCAGACTGAACAAACAGAAAGCATATAAGGGAGGAGAAACAAGGATGCATTATCAAACGATTGATGAAGCTAATCAAGCAGTAGCTGCTAAAATTGTCGCTGGCTCCCCTTTCTTAGTGGATGTTGTACCAGCAAAATCAGTGATCAAAGAATTTAACGAAGGGAAGGTCCTGCTGCATGCAGGTCCACCCATCAAATATGAGCAAATGGTCGACCCGATCCAAGGTGCGTGTGTGGGTGCAGCGCTTTTCGAGGGCTGGGCAGAGAATGAAACGGATGCCAGAAAATTATTGGAATCCGGAGAGGTTACCTTGATCCCTTGTCATCATGTCGATGCGGTCGGTCCTATGGGCGGGATCACTTCGGCAAATATGGCAGTTCTGATTGTGGAAAACAGGACAGATGGCAACCGCGCTTTCTGTACGATGAACGAAGGAATCGGCGCAGTGCTGCGTTTCGGAGCTTATTCCGAGGAAGTAGTCACTCGTTTGGGCTGGATGCGCGATGTATTGGGCCCAACCTTAAGCAAAGCGCTGCAAACAAAAACCGGCGGACTGAACGTGAACGTACTGGTAGCCAAAGCGATCGCCATGGGAGATGAATTCCACCAAAGAAACATCGCAGCCTCATTGGCCTTTTTGAAGGAAATGGCGCCGATCATCGTCGGATTGGATATGGATCAAAAAGAAAAAGAACAGGTCATGCAATTCTTGGCGGATACGGATCAATTCTTCCTGAACATCATGATGGCAGCAGCCAAAGCTGTCCTGGATGGCGCAAGAAAAATCCAAGAAGGCACAATCGTTACTGCTATGTGCCGCAATGGCTATGAATTCGGTATCCGTATCGCCGGAATGGGGGATGAATGGTTCACAGGGCCGGTCAACACGCCGCAAGGCCTTTATTTCTCAGGCTTCAGTGAAGACGATGCCGCTCCGGATATGGGGGACAGCGCCATCACTGAGACATTCGGTGTCGGTGGCATGGCGATGATTGCAGCACCTGCAGTTACGCGCTTCGTAGGCAGCGGTGGCTTCCAGGATGCGCTACAGACAAGCAATGAAATGCGCGAAATCTGTATCGATCAGAATCCGAACTTCTCCGTACCGACATGGGATTTCCAAGGCATCTGCCTGGGCATCGATGCCCGTAAGGTGGTTGAGACAGGCATCACACCGGTCATCAATACCGGCATCGCCAACAAAAAGGCTGGTTTGGGCCAAATCGGGGCGGGAACAGTGCATCCACCGATCGAATGTTTCGAAAAAGCCGTCTTGGCGTATGCGAAAAAACTTGGGTTTCAGGAATAACAAAGGGGGATGGTCGCAGTGTTCATAAAGGCAGCTTACCATGACGAACGCTTGACGGACACGCTGCGCAATAAAAGCACTTGGCGCGTCCATAGCCTATTCAATAAAAGTTTGAACATTCAAAGCGCCGATCAGGAAAATCTGATGTTGATAGCAGGTACAGCCTCACCGCAGTTGCCGAAAGCGTTATATCTTCCGGATGACATGTTAGGGAAACTGGTCGGTACTGTTCAACCCGGCCAAACCGTCTCCATCTCGGACGGCAAGCTGATTTTCGACGGCTGCACCATCGTTGCTGATGGAATACCTCAATATCAGTCCCGCTATACGACGGAACGAGGTTTGCATCAGGACAGTTTGCGGTATTACGTGTCATCGCTGGCAAAAGTCGAAAAATTAAACGGGTTCGATTTTCTGATGGCGGACTTGACGCAGGATTCATTTTTAGCAAATACTCCGGAAGGCAATCATATACTGAGGCTCTATTCGGGTGATGTTAGCAAAAGAACCGAGGCGATAAGTTACTTCATCGGCAGAGGTAAAGGATTGACGCCGTCAGGTGACGATCTTCTGGTGGGAGCTTTGGCAGCCGATCAGCTACTGGGGATGCTCCCGGCGGATACGGAAGGCCTGATCAGGAAGCGGTTAGCGCAAACTCCGAAGCCGACTACAACAGTAAGTGCGCACTATCTGGCGTGCGCCCTGGATGGTCTTTACAACGAACCCATTCATCGGTTGCTGCACGTTTTGCGGCAGGAAAGTGAAGAAAAAGCCATAGAAGAATGCATCAGACATATAATGGCTATCGGCCATACATCGGGAATGGATATGTTGACAGGCCTTACGGGTGCCCTGTTAGTATGGAACAGATTTGAAGGAGGATACAATCAATGGCGAAAAGAGTTGTCATCGCTCTAGGCGGGAACGCAATCCTGCGTCCGAACCAAGAAGCGACGTTCGATAATCAGATGCACAACATCAAGATGAGTGCGGAACTGATCGCAAAAATAGAAAAATTGGATTATGAAATCGTTGTGACGCACGGAAATGGTCCGCAAGTCGGGAATATCCTGCGCCAAAACGAAGAAGCGAAGGCTTTTGTGCCACAGATGCCATTGGATGTCTGCAGCGCGGAATCGCAAGGATTCATCGGATATATGATGGAACAATCTTTGAAGAATGCTTTGCATGAGGAAGAATTGACGAGTGGCGTATTGACGTTATTGACGCAAACGGAGGTATCACCGGATGATCCAGCGTTCGATAATCCTACAAAACCGATCGGAGTCTT contains these protein-coding regions:
- the fdrA gene encoding acyl-CoA synthetase FdrA, whose product is MLHTIIKSNSYQDSIVLMLLTNKINTVAGVTKVSIMMGTPANKDIFKTGGLYTPELEKASSNDMAVVLEVEDEAVIANVMEEIDLFLEEQAKGNSGASVEETARTWDKALEMAKDAQVALFSIPGTHAALEIERALDAGKHVFCFSDNVSVEDEKRLKMKAHEKGLLLMGPDCGTGIINGIPLAFTNVIRPGKIGIVGASGTGIQEVSTLIHKLGGGVTNAIGTGGRDLKEDIGGITLMDGIVTLEQDPNTEVIVVISKPPAVIVRDRVLALLRKISKPAVTIFLGEKPTYHEPNLYHAYTLEEAAELAVKLVNKETIGSDTDAVAIPAVSFSADQKYIKGYYSGGTLANEAAMLIKDGLNLSGDAEKKEGYILKNEGYEVLDLGDDIYTQGKPHPMIDPEKRIEMIRQAADDPKTAIILLDIVLGYGSHMDMASELVPAIKEAKAKAASAGRELAFVATIVGTDADPQDGQAQQKILEDAGVVIRMSNNQAVRTALAMLGIHIQDNKKDMKEIDAPAFTEELAPSQAMLDLLHAKEFLNIGLRSFSDTIRENGGKATQFDWRPVAGGNVTLQKALYYLNNYQTEQTESI
- a CDS encoding DUF1116 domain-containing protein; translation: MHYQTIDEANQAVAAKIVAGSPFLVDVVPAKSVIKEFNEGKVLLHAGPPIKYEQMVDPIQGACVGAALFEGWAENETDARKLLESGEVTLIPCHHVDAVGPMGGITSANMAVLIVENRTDGNRAFCTMNEGIGAVLRFGAYSEEVVTRLGWMRDVLGPTLSKALQTKTGGLNVNVLVAKAIAMGDEFHQRNIAASLAFLKEMAPIIVGLDMDQKEKEQVMQFLADTDQFFLNIMMAAAKAVLDGARKIQEGTIVTAMCRNGYEFGIRIAGMGDEWFTGPVNTPQGLYFSGFSEDDAAPDMGDSAITETFGVGGMAMIAAPAVTRFVGSGGFQDALQTSNEMREICIDQNPNFSVPTWDFQGICLGIDARKVVETGITPVINTGIANKKAGLGQIGAGTVHPPIECFEKAVLAYAKKLGFQE
- a CDS encoding DUF2877 domain-containing protein, which encodes MFIKAAYHDERLTDTLRNKSTWRVHSLFNKSLNIQSADQENLMLIAGTASPQLPKALYLPDDMLGKLVGTVQPGQTVSISDGKLIFDGCTIVADGIPQYQSRYTTERGLHQDSLRYYVSSLAKVEKLNGFDFLMADLTQDSFLANTPEGNHILRLYSGDVSKRTEAISYFIGRGKGLTPSGDDLLVGALAADQLLGMLPADTEGLIRKRLAQTPKPTTTVSAHYLACALDGLYNEPIHRLLHVLRQESEEKAIEECIRHIMAIGHTSGMDMLTGLTGALLVWNRFEGGYNQWRKELSSL
- the allE gene encoding (S)-ureidoglycine aminohydrolase; this translates as MGYKNNNTGYRDGLLESRAVIKRHNYALLPHDGLVKNVVPGFENCEVTILASQKLGASFVDYIISMKAGGKNVQGFGAEGVETFVYVMDGKLKVSDGNESHELETGGYVYLPAGVLMHLENNQEADTEIFLYKKRYEPLEGHKAHKVVGNSNDLVPSEYEGMKDVLLWDLLPADIGFDMNFHILSFEPGASHGYIETHVQEHGAYILSGQGMYNLDNNWMPVEKGDYIFMGAYVPQAAYAVGRGEPLRYLYSKDCNRDPKI
- the allD gene encoding ureidoglycolate dehydrogenase, with translation MEGTGIEVEAKLVTVMPDELHRLIKKKLEVAGLYPEQAQEVANHLVFADSSGIHSHGAVRVDYYAERIAKGGLTLEPKVSFERTGESTGIFHGDNGIGQYVANMGLKEAVAMAKEAGVAVVGISKMSHSGALSYYVKQAAEQDLIAIAMCQSDPMVVPFGGSEIYYGTNPIAFSAPRKNGPPIVFDMATTVQAWGKVLDARAKNKAIPDTWAVDKEGKPTTNPHDVHGLLPISGPKGYGLMMMIDILSGVLLGLPFGKHVSSMYDEISEGRNLGQLYIIIDPKKFTDIDSFKEKIETTVAELHEVKPAAGFSQVYYPGEINQLNYEKHQQKGIPVEESIYAYLKSDLIHFDQYGGKGAFA